Below is a window of Desulfuromonas thiophila DNA.
CCATCTGGCCACTGTTGCTGACTGTTCCGGTTTTAATCGGCCTGGGCACCCTGCTGCTGAAAAAACAGGAGCGTTAAGCATGCGCATCGCCAATGTACTGCATTTGGGGGTTAAGGAATTGCGCAGCCTGCTGCGCGATCCGGGCATGCTGGTCCTGATTCTGTATGCCTTTACGTTGGCTATCTATGTCGCGGCCACGGCCATACCGGAAACCCTGCACAAAGCTCCCATTGCCATTGTCGATGAGGATCGCTCGCCTTTGTCACAACGCATCATCGCCGCCTTCTATCCTCCCCAGTTCATGCCGCCGGTCATAATCGATCACACCGCCATGGACGCCCGAATGGATGCCGGGCTGGACACCTTCGCTCTGAATATCCCTCCCAATTTCCAGCATGACCTGCTGGCCGGGCGCCAGCCAGTCATCCAGCTGAATATCGATGCCACGCGTATGAGCCAAGCTTTTACCGGTAATGGCCACGTTCAGGCAATTGTTCAGCGAGAGATCAGCGACCACCTGCGCACCCCGGCCACTTCGGACGGCAACACGGTGACCTTGGCGCTACGGGCACGGTTTAATCCCGAATTAAACAATGCCTGGTTTGGCGGTGTCATGAAATTGATCGACAACGTCACTCTCCTGTCAATCATTCTGACGGGCGCGGCCTTGCTGCGAGAACGTGAGCATGGCACCATTGAGCATCTGCTGGTCATGCCTGTCACCCCGTTCGAGATTATGGCAGCAAAAATCTGGGCCATGGCACTGGTGGTGCTGCTGGCAACCGCCGGTTCCCTCGTCATAATCATGGAGGGCCTGCTTGCCATGCCCATTGAAGGCTCGAAAACGCTGTTCCTGGCCGGGACAGCACTACACCTGTTTGCCACCACCGCGCTAGGCATTCTCATTGCCACCCTGGCCCGCTCCATGCCCCAGTTCGCCCTACTGATGATGTTGGTTCTATTGCCGCTAC
It encodes the following:
- a CDS encoding ABC transporter permease translates to MRIANVLHLGVKELRSLLRDPGMLVLILYAFTLAIYVAATAIPETLHKAPIAIVDEDRSPLSQRIIAAFYPPQFMPPVIIDHTAMDARMDAGLDTFALNIPPNFQHDLLAGRQPVIQLNIDATRMSQAFTGNGHVQAIVQREISDHLRTPATSDGNTVTLALRARFNPELNNAWFGGVMKLIDNVTLLSIILTGAALLREREHGTIEHLLVMPVTPFEIMAAKIWAMALVVLLATAGSLVIIMEGLLAMPIEGSKTLFLAGTALHLFATTALGILIATLARSMPQFALLMMLVLLPLQILSGGTTPRESMPELVRLIMLAAPNTHFVILAQSILYRGAGIDIVWPQLLALFIIGLLFFSYSLARFRKTLSQLS